One window of Candidatus Woesearchaeota archaeon genomic DNA carries:
- a CDS encoding DUF3467 domain-containing protein yields MEKKINLSINEGQGFFAHEASINFSPTQFIMDFRCVTPRIDPRSNEAPTLHMAHNVVMIEPYHAKRVHELLSEMIEKYEKEFGKIEKTNAMKKIEKKKQKEKEKRSNVTKTAPSYFG; encoded by the coding sequence ATGGAGAAGAAAATCAATTTAAGCATAAATGAAGGGCAGGGTTTTTTTGCCCATGAGGCAAGTATAAATTTCAGCCCAACACAATTTATAATGGATTTTAGGTGCGTGACACCGAGAATCGACCCTAGGAGCAACGAAGCGCCTACCCTGCATATGGCCCACAATGTTGTGATGATAGAGCCTTACCATGCAAAAAGGGTGCATGAACTGCTGTCTGAGATGATAGAGAAATATGAAAAAGAGTTTGGAAAGATAGAGAAAACCAACGCTATGAAAAAGATAGAGAAAAAGAAACAAAAAGAGAAAGAAAAGAGGAGCAATGTTACAAAAACAGCGCCAAGCTATTTTGGCTGA
- the grpE gene encoding nucleotide exchange factor GrpE — protein MAEKKRTENSKDGADKAKKRQKKEEQIISEKNKKIRELNRKVEELTDTLQRLQAEVDNYRKRCERENQEFRNYASAKVVENMLPILDNFMLALRNTQDYKQFVKGMEMIYSQIYDILEKEGMRPIKTEGEKFDPYKHEILMTEKTDKEEEDEMIKEELQRGYMFKDKVLRYAKVKVLKKA, from the coding sequence ATGGCAGAGAAAAAAAGAACGGAAAATTCCAAGGATGGTGCTGACAAGGCAAAAAAAAGGCAAAAAAAAGAAGAGCAGATAATTTCAGAGAAGAACAAGAAGATAAGGGAGCTGAACAGGAAAGTTGAAGAGCTCACGGATACGCTGCAAAGGCTGCAGGCAGAAGTTGACAATTACAGGAAGAGGTGCGAAAGGGAAAACCAAGAATTCAGGAATTATGCTTCTGCAAAGGTAGTCGAAAATATGCTTCCAATATTGGATAATTTCATGCTGGCCCTGAGGAACACCCAAGACTATAAGCAATTCGTCAAGGGAATGGAGATGATTTACAGCCAGATATATGATATACTTGAGAAAGAAGGGATGCGGCCTATCAAAACTGAAGGCGAGAAATTCGACCCCTATAAGCATGAAATATTAATGACTGAAAAAACAGACAAGGAAGAAGAAGATGAGATGATCAAGGAAGAGCTTCAGAGAGGCTATATGTTCAAGGATAAAGTGCTGAGATATGCAAAAGTCAAGGTTTTGAAAAAGGCATAA
- a CDS encoding Hsp20 family protein, producing the protein MEVVQMWDPFDEIARMHEEMDSLFNRMFKGSSNLLGYGNEEKGLTKWNKGFRAPMADVKETEKNVIANIELPGANKDDIDLNVTDDSIEIKVEKKDEKKEEKKGTYTYSSRMSRFYRRIPLPAEVDAENARASYRNGVLKIEVPKRKEIEHKKKRVDID; encoded by the coding sequence ATGGAGGTGGTTCAAATGTGGGACCCTTTCGATGAAATAGCAAGAATGCATGAAGAGATGGACAGCCTGTTTAACAGGATGTTTAAAGGAAGCAGCAATCTGCTTGGATATGGAAATGAAGAAAAAGGATTGACAAAGTGGAACAAGGGATTCAGGGCTCCGATGGCAGATGTAAAAGAGACAGAGAAGAACGTGATAGCGAATATAGAACTGCCCGGGGCAAATAAAGATGACATTGACCTTAATGTGACAGACGACAGCATTGAAATAAAGGTTGAGAAAAAGGACGAAAAGAAAGAAGAGAAGAAAGGAACATACACCTATTCTAGCAGAATGAGCAGATTCTACAGGAGAATACCGTTGCCTGCGGAAGTGGATGCAGAGAATGCCAGGGCAAGCTACAGGAACGGTGTGCTGAAGATAGAAGTTCCAAAAAGAAAGGAGATTGAGCACAAAAAGAAGAGAGTAGATATTGATTAA
- a CDS encoding ArsR family transcriptional regulator: MRFISQKITIIKVRKPVERTINQQLQWLGSSLGLFNLRDKNKSCFRIFIELLRATKAGRQLTSDQIAANLSLSRGTVIHHINTLTNAGLIIHEGNKYILRVNDLSELIGELEKDIDRTLSDLKEAAQNIDSRLNK, from the coding sequence ATGAGATTTATAAGCCAGAAGATAACTATAATAAAGGTAAGAAAGCCTGTAGAAAGAACAATTAACCAGCAGCTGCAGTGGCTGGGCAGCTCTCTCGGGTTATTCAATTTGAGGGATAAGAATAAATCATGCTTCAGGATATTTATTGAATTATTAAGGGCAACAAAAGCAGGCAGGCAGCTAACCTCAGACCAGATAGCAGCAAACCTTTCTCTTAGCAGGGGGACAGTTATACATCATATCAACACATTGACAAACGCAGGCCTTATAATCCACGAGGGCAACAAGTATATTTTAAGGGTCAACGATCTTTCTGAGCTGATAGGTGAGCTTGAAAAAGACATAGACAGGACGCTTTCTGACTTAAAAGAAGCCGCCCAGAATATAGACTCAAGGCTTAATAAGTGA